Proteins from a genomic interval of Equus quagga isolate Etosha38 chromosome 11, UCLA_HA_Equagga_1.0, whole genome shotgun sequence:
- the SCIMP gene encoding SLP adapter and CSK-interacting membrane protein has product MAKVSTEMDWWKRNFWIILAVTIIIVSTGLSIILYCVCRLLLRQGKKFEIARPVKQDEEKMYENVTNQSSVQLPPLPPRGLLSSERASPQETPSPPPATYTLVNKLRNKKVNSIPSYVEPEEDYDDVAIPENMEKHHLETSMSPFWPAEEGSHNLF; this is encoded by the exons GTTTCCACTGAAATGGATTGGTGGAAGAGAAATTTCTGGATCATCTTAGCTGTGACCATCATCATTGTCTCCACGGGCCTGAGCATCATCCTGTACTGTGTCTGTAGGTTGCTGCTTAGACAAG gcaAGAAATTTGAAATTGCCAGGCCCGTGAAACAAGATGAAGAAAAGATGTATGA gaATGTTACTAATCAGTCGTCAGTTCAATTACCCCCCCTGCCACCCCGGGGTTTGCTGTCTTCAGAACGTGCCT CCCCACAGGAGACCCCAAGTCCGCCACCAGCTACATACACCCTGGtaaataaacttagaaataagAAGGTAAATTCCATCCCAAGCTATGTTGAGCCTGAAGAAGACTATGATGATGTTGCTATCCctgaaaatatggaaaagcatCACTTAGAAACCTCCATGTCTCCTTTTTGGCCAGCTGAAGAAGGTTCACacaacttattttaa